The Coffea arabica cultivar ET-39 chromosome 4e, Coffea Arabica ET-39 HiFi, whole genome shotgun sequence genome includes a window with the following:
- the LOC113741795 gene encoding uncharacterized protein isoform X1, translating into MEGEDSLRPPPDFRGTSESEEQVMSEVHLGCPPGHSGPHISHFIISLPPSVRGGDEPIEDDYSGEKLSLARKEYDLDGDGDLILKRRTKPLRDYFVVAIRHNITSSIPRVGLQVWKAELVLADFVLHKMFTSKELDGIVAIELGAGTGLVGMLLARVARTVFITDHGEEILDNCAKNVHLNAAIFHPRASVYVRELDWNCSWQPQVIEDLESKESYIWNKTEVEEFWKASFIVAADVIYSNDLTDALFSTLHRMMSKCPEKVLYLALEKRYNFSIDDLDVVANGYSHFRSYLREGDSDGDLESGSLHSFLGKRVDLAEIPQYVRDYERGNDVELWQIMYGERKQ; encoded by the exons ATGGAAGGCGAAGACTCGTTGCGGCCACCGCCGGATTTTCGTGGCACATCGGAGTCGGAGGAGCAAGTCATGAGCGAAGTTCACCTGGGATGTCCTCCCGGCCATTCTGGCCCCCATATCTCCCACTTTATCATCTCTCTTCCGCCTTCAGTTAGAG GCGGAGATGAACCCATTGAGGATGATTATAGTGGTGAAAAGTTGAGTTTAGCGCGCAAAGAGTATGACTTGGATGGAGATGGTGATCTTATCCTAAAACGACGCACTA AACCACTGAGGGATTATTTTGTAGTTGCCATCAGGCATAACATTACTTCATCAATTCCAAGAGTTGGTCTGCAG GTGTGGAAAGCAGAACTAGTGTTGGCTGACTTTGTCTTGCACAAGATGTTCACGTCAAAAGAGCTTGATGGAATTGTTGCAATAGAACTTGGTGCTGGTACAG GCTTAGTGGGCATGTTACTTGCACGCGTTGCTCGAACAGTTTTTATAACAG ACCATGGTGAAGAAATACTTGACAACTGTGCTAAGAACGTTCATTTAAATGCTGCAATTTTCCATCCTCGTGCTTCGGTTTATGTTCGTGAACTCGATTGGAATTGTTCATGGCAGCCTCAAGTAATAGAAGATTTAGAGTCCAAAGAGAG CTATATTTGGAACAAAACAGAGGTTGAAGAATTCTGGAAAGCTTCTTTCATTGTAGCTGCTGATGTTATCTACAGTAACGACCTAACTGATGCATTATTCAGTACTTTACACAGAATGATGTCGAAGTGTCCAGAAAAG GTTCTGTACTTGGCACTAGAGAAGCGCTATAACTTCAGTATCGATGATCTGGATGTTGTGGCGAATGGTTATTCGCATTTTCGAAGCTATCTTAGGGAGGGAG ATAGTGATGGTGATCTTGAAAGTGGATCCTTGCATAGCTTTCTGGGCAAGCGCGTTGATCTCGCAGAGATTCCTCAATATGTGAGAGATTATGAGAGAGGAAATGATGTTGAGTTGTGGCAGATCATGTATGGAGAGAGGAAACAGTAG
- the LOC113741582 gene encoding acid phosphatase 1 — protein sequence MELQKMAVALVACLCLLVFGATTSQAGHPAYQDPKLINPLRMMPEASSGDSVSVYNCLSWRLTVETNNKRNWNGVPEICGNYVENYMTGKQYGYDCEAVVDIAIKYVKSLPIPRDGRSIWIFDIDDTALSNLPFFSRPDVFFGVKTLNAELEAEFYEFILKAEVPVLEATLRLYQAVVEAGIKAVFLTGSSERSADARDKNLKAVGYHTWEKLILKPDSVSTSVQVFKSEVRDQLVAEGYRIEGNIGDQWADIVGSNVGRRTFKVPNPMYYGYY from the exons ATGGAGCTGCAGAAAATGGCTGTAGCATTAGTAGCATGCCTCTGCCTTCTAGTATTCGGCGCCACAACTTCCCAAGCTGGCCACCCAGCTTACCAGGATCCTAAACTAATTAACCCTCTCCGCATGATGCCCGAAGCCTCCTCCGGCGACTCCGTCTCCGTATATAATTGCCTGAGTTGGCGTCTGACCGTGGAAACCAACAACAAGCGCAACTGGAATGGTGTCCCAGAAATATGCGGGAACTACGTTGAAAACTACATGACTGGCAAGCAATACGGTTATGACTGTGAAGCCGTGGTTGATATTGCCATCAAGTATGTTAAGAGTCTCCCCATACCCAGAGATGGCAGGAGCATTTGGATCTTCGACATCGATGACACTGCACTTTCTAACTTGCCCTTCTTCTCTAGGCCGGACGTTTTCTTTGG GGTGAAGACGCTTAACGCGGAGTTGGAGGCTGAGTTTTAtgaatttattctgaaggcagAAGTACCAGTACTTGAAGCAACTCTGAGATTGTACCAAGCTGTAGTCGAGGCGGGGATTAAGGCTGTCTTCCTGACTGGATCATCAGAACGTTCTGCAGATGCAAGGGATAAGAATTTGAAGGCAGTTGGATACCACACCTGGGAAAAGCTCATACTCAA GCCCGACTCTGTAAGTACATCAGTACAAGTTTTCAAATCTGAGGTGAGGGATCAGCTGGTGGCCGAGGGATACAGAATTGAAGGAAACATTGGAGACCAGTGGGCTGATATAGTCGGGTCCAATGTTGGTCGCCGGACTTTCAAGGTACCAAATCCTATGTACTACGGTTACTACTAA
- the LOC113742518 gene encoding uncharacterized protein, with the protein MLDGLLKSKFYSKCKSAIKITKTRLEMIKRKRIAMQKYLKNDVVDLLKNGLDTNAYSRVEGLWNELNLSSCYDLVEQYSTIVSSHLANMDKQRECPEECREAASSLMFAAARFSDLPELRELRTIFTERFGNSIELYVNKEFVHKLKSTPPTKDMKLQLMQDIALESGIEWNSKTLEQKLYKNPAASVPDGKNGKINSPKRIHNANKKIDNEDVENKLEDPEIHAAYEREGGKDVRDKRRSLIDPSSGETEDIIPVKDIQVDDIGRKVQPDEPQATSASVEENDEKQPFYYKPIRPPCSKSKISITDIAVDVPPTGADSKGQEGKESSSQTSRSVDIGQDDPIGSSKPKPKSVRRRNMKNFPGKDEAENSGGVGSETLGSKGINDRQRDERDEEEKVMDRLLMHYSTKKFPHDTAKSDAVLKSSSQPDDIKPGRGSLDRSRDGRPTRVASLPSETSPTEATKLRARASSFQPEVLNSSGHIHPKLPDYDDFVARLAALRANRN; encoded by the exons ATGCTTGACGGATTGTTAAAAAGCAAGTTCTACTCAAAATG CAAGTCTGCAATCAAGATAACTAAGACTCGATTGGAAATGATTAAGAGGAAGAGAATTGCAATGCAGAAGTACTTGAAGAATGACGTGGTTGATCTTCTGAAAAATGGGTTGGATACCAATGCCTATAGCAGG GTTGAAGGCCTCTGGAATGAGCTGAATTTGTCGAGCTGTTATGATTTGGTTGAGCAATATAGTACGATTGTGTCGAGTCATCTTGCCAATATGGATAAGCAGAG GGAGTGCCCAGAAGAATGTAGGGAAGCTGCTTCATCTTTGATGTTTGCAGCAGCAAGATTTTCCGATCTTCCAGAATTGCGAGAGCTtagaactatatttactgaaaGATTTGGGAACTCAATCGAGTTATATGTCAATAAAGAG TTTGTTCACAAGCTGAAGTCAACGCCTCCCACAAAGGATATGAAGCTTCAACTGATGCAAGACATAGCATTAGAGTCTGGTATAGAATGGAACTCGAAGACTTTGGAACAGAAGCTATACAAAAACCCTGCTGCCTCTGTACCA GACGGGAAGAATGGCAAGATTAACTCTCCAAAAAGGATTCATAATGCCAATAAGAAAATAGACAACGAAGATGTTGAAAATAAGCTTGAGGATCCCGAAATACATGCAGCTTATGAAAGGGAAGGGGGAAAAGATGTGAGAGACAAGAGACGAAGCCTAATTGATCCTTCTTCTGGAGAGACAGAGGATATTATTCCCGTCAAAGACATTCAGGTGGATGATATTGGTCGGAAAGTGCAACCTGATGAACCACAGGCTACAAGTGCTTCAGTGGAAGAAAATGATGAGAAGCAGCCTTTCTATTACAAACCCATCCGCCCTCCTTGCTCCAAATCCAAGATAAGCATAACGGATATTGCTGTAGATGTTCCTCCCACTGGAGCTGACAGCAAAGgacaagaaggaaaagaaagtagTAGTCAGACCAGTAGGTCTGTTGACATTGGACAGGATGATCCAATTGGCAGTAGTAAGCCAAAACCAAAATCGGTGAGGAGGAGAAacatgaaaaattttccaggtaAGGATGAGGCAGAGAATTCCGGAGGTGTTGGTTCAGAGACTTTGGGTTCAAAGGGCATAAATGACAGACAGCGTGATGAACGGGATGAAGAAGAAAAGGTGATGGACAGGCTTTTAATGCACTATAGTACAAAGAAATTCCCTCATGATACAGCTAAATCAGATGCAGTTCTCAAGTCTTCTTCTCAGCCAGATGACATTAAACCAGGCAGAGGATCTCTGGACAGAAGCAGAGATGGTCGTCCAACTAGAGTAGCATCTCTTCCTTCTGAAACAAGTCCGACCGAAGCTACAAAATTGCGTGCTCGAGCCTCTTCCTTTCAACCTGAAGTATTAAACTCAAGCGGGCATATTCACCCTAAGCTACCAGATTATGATGACTTTGTTGCCCGTCTTGCAGCACTTCGAGCAAATCGGAACTGA
- the LOC113742519 gene encoding putative 4-hydroxy-4-methyl-2-oxoglutarate aldolase 2 has protein sequence MALVTTAEVCDANPQLIVSGELRALQPIFQIYGRRQVFSGPIVTLKVFEDNVLVREFLEEKGNGRVLVVDGGGSLRCAILGGNPVVQAQNNGWAGIVVNGCIRDVDEINGCDIGVRALASHPMKANKKGIGEKHVPITIGGTRICDGEWLYADTDGILISRAELSV, from the coding sequence ATGGCACTTGTTACAACTGCTGAAGTCTGTGATGCAAACCCACAGCTTATCGTCAGTGGTGAGCTCCGGGCACTCCAGCCAATCTTTCAGATTTATGGGAGGCGCCAAGTGTTCTCTGGGCCCATTGTAACACTGAAAGTATTTGAGGATAATGTTCTGGTGCGCGAATTTCTAGAGGAGAAAGGTAATGGCAGAGTTCTGGTTGTTGATGGGGGTGGCAGTTTGAGATGTGCAATATTGGGTGGTAACCCTGTGGTACAAGCTCAAAACAATGGCTGGGCAGGTATAGTGGTGAATGGCTGTATAAGAGATgttgatgaaattaatggttgTGATATTGGGGTAAGAGCTCTGGCTTCACATCCAATGAAAGCTAATAAGAAGGGGATTGGAGAGAAGCATGTTCCTATAACCATTGGTGGGACACGGATTTGTGATGGGGAGTGGCTTTATGCAGATACTGATGGGATTCTGATTTCCAGGGCAGAGCTGTCTGTTTGA
- the LOC113742445 gene encoding probable 26S proteasome non-ATPase regulatory subunit 3, translated as MPGDVEMKEQPAPSNSVTSTGPSTLQHLKEIASLIETGTYAREIRRIVRAVRLTIALRKKLTASVISAFLTYALTHGSEVHTRLSSYIPKDDEHEMEVDTATSAVQSPAKHSLPELEIYSYLLVLIFLIDQKRYNEAKVCASAGIARLKNLNRRTLDVLTSRLYFYYSLSYELTSDLAEIRGNLLALHRIATLRHDELGQETLLNLLLRNYLHYNLYDQAEKLRSKAPRFEAHSNQQFCRYLFYLGKIRTIQLEYTDAKESLLQAARKAPIAALGFRIQCTKWAVIVRLLLGEIPERTVFMQKGMEKALRPYFELTNAVRIGDLELFRTVAEKFSSTFSSDRTNNLIVRLRHNVIRTGLRNISISYSRISLADVAKKLRLDSANPVADAESIVAKAIRDGAIDATLDHANGWMVSKETGDIYSTNEPQIAFNSRIAFCLNMHNEAVRALRYPPNSNKEKESAEKRRERQQQEQELAKHIAEEDDDEF; from the exons ATGCCCGGAGACGTTGAGATGAAAGAGCAACCAGCCCCTTCAAATTCTGTCACCTCCACTGGCCCATCCACTCTGCAGC ACTTGAAAGAGATAGCATCACTTATCGAGACCGGTACATATGCCCGGGAGATTCGGAGAATAGTGAGGGCTGTCCGGCTAACTATTGCTTTGAGGAAGAAGTTGACGGCATCAGTGATTTCTGCGTTCTTGACTTATGCCCTCACACATGGATCCGAGGTGCATACACGGTTGTCCTCATACATTCCCAAG GATGATGAGCATGAAATggaagttgatacggcaacatCTGCAGTGCAATCCCCTGCAAAGCATTCTCTGCCAGAGCTGGAGATTTATTCTTATTTGCTTGTCCTCATATTTCTCATTGATCAGAAGAGATACAATGAG GCTAAAGTATGCGCCTCAGCAGGCATTGCACGTTTGAAGAACCTCAATAGGCGAACTCTTGATGTTTTAACATCCAGGCTCTACTTTTATTACTCTTTGAGCTATGAACTTACCAGTGATCTTGCTGAAATTCGTGG AAATCTGCTTGCTCTGCATCGGATTGCAACACTTCGCCATGATGAGCTGGGTCAG GAAACACTTCTCAATCTGCTGCTTCGGAATTACCTCCACTATAATTTATATGACCAAGCAGAGAAATTGAGGTCAAAAGCACCCCGTTTTGAAGCTCATTCAAATCAACAG TTTTGTCGTTATCTCTTTTACCTTGGAAAGATCAGGACAATTCAGTTGGAATACACTGATGCTAAAGAATCCCTTCTGCAAGCTGCAAGGAAAGCACCAATAGCTGCTCTTGGTTTCCGAATTCAATGCACTAAATGGGCTGTAATAGTACGTTTACTGCTTGGAGAGATCCCTGAGAGGACCGTTTTTATGCAAAAAGGAATGGAGAAAGCTTTGAGACCATATTTTGAGCTTACAAAT GCCGTTCGAATTGGAGATCTGGAGTTGTTTAGGACAGTTGCTGAGAAGTTCTCAAGCACATTCAGCTCAGACCGAACCAACAACTTGATTGTGAGGTTGCGGCATAATGTCATTAGGACTGGGCTTCGTAACATTAGTATCTCATATTCCAGGATATCACTGGCTGATGTTGCCAAAAAGCTGCGGTTGGATTCAGCAAACCCCGTTGCTGATGCTGAGAGTATTGTGGCTAAAGCAATTCGAGATGGAGCCATTGATGCCACATTGGATCATGCTAATGGATGGATGGTGTCCAAGGAGACGGGGGACATCTACTCGACTAATGAGCCTCAAATTGCTTTTAATTCAAGAATTGCTTTCTGTCTTAATATGCATAACGAAGCAGTTCGTGCTCTACGATATCCACCAAATTCcaacaaggaaaaagaaagtgcTGAGAAGAGGAGAGAAAGACAGCAACAAGAGCAAGAGCTCGCTAAGCACATAGCTGAAGAGGATGATGACGAATTCTGA
- the LOC113741795 gene encoding uncharacterized protein isoform X2: MEGEDSLRPPPDFRGTSESEEQVMSEVHLGCPPGHSGPHISHFIISLPPSVRGGDEPIEDDYSGEKLSLARKEYDLDGDGDLILKRRTKPLRDYFVVAIRHNITSSIPRVGLQVWKAELVLADFVLHKMFTSKELDGIVAIELGAGTGLVGMLLARVARTVFITDHGEEILDNCAKNVHLNAAIFHPRASVYVRELDWNCSWQPQVIEDLESKESYIWNKTEVEEFWKASFIVAADVIYSNDLTDALFSTLHRMMSKCPEKVLYLALEKRYNFSIDDLDVVANGYSHFRSYLREGVSMMMQIVMVILKVDPCIAFWASALISQRFLNM, encoded by the exons ATGGAAGGCGAAGACTCGTTGCGGCCACCGCCGGATTTTCGTGGCACATCGGAGTCGGAGGAGCAAGTCATGAGCGAAGTTCACCTGGGATGTCCTCCCGGCCATTCTGGCCCCCATATCTCCCACTTTATCATCTCTCTTCCGCCTTCAGTTAGAG GCGGAGATGAACCCATTGAGGATGATTATAGTGGTGAAAAGTTGAGTTTAGCGCGCAAAGAGTATGACTTGGATGGAGATGGTGATCTTATCCTAAAACGACGCACTA AACCACTGAGGGATTATTTTGTAGTTGCCATCAGGCATAACATTACTTCATCAATTCCAAGAGTTGGTCTGCAG GTGTGGAAAGCAGAACTAGTGTTGGCTGACTTTGTCTTGCACAAGATGTTCACGTCAAAAGAGCTTGATGGAATTGTTGCAATAGAACTTGGTGCTGGTACAG GCTTAGTGGGCATGTTACTTGCACGCGTTGCTCGAACAGTTTTTATAACAG ACCATGGTGAAGAAATACTTGACAACTGTGCTAAGAACGTTCATTTAAATGCTGCAATTTTCCATCCTCGTGCTTCGGTTTATGTTCGTGAACTCGATTGGAATTGTTCATGGCAGCCTCAAGTAATAGAAGATTTAGAGTCCAAAGAGAG CTATATTTGGAACAAAACAGAGGTTGAAGAATTCTGGAAAGCTTCTTTCATTGTAGCTGCTGATGTTATCTACAGTAACGACCTAACTGATGCATTATTCAGTACTTTACACAGAATGATGTCGAAGTGTCCAGAAAAG GTTCTGTACTTGGCACTAGAGAAGCGCTATAACTTCAGTATCGATGATCTGGATGTTGTGGCGAATGGTTATTCGCATTTTCGAAGCTATCTTAGGGAGGGAG TTTCAATGATGATGCAGATAGTGATGGTGATCTTGAAAGTGGATCCTTGCATAGCTTTCTGGGCAAGCGCGTTGATCTCGCAGAGATTCCTCAATATGTGA